A single window of Silurus meridionalis isolate SWU-2019-XX chromosome 11, ASM1480568v1, whole genome shotgun sequence DNA harbors:
- the ypel2a gene encoding protein yippee-like 1 isoform X3, with the protein MRAEAVRLKQLSILSPSWTEFPRSSRAASPATVAMTRSKTFQAYLPNCHRTYSCIHCRAHLANHDELISKSFQGSQGRAYLFNSVVNIGCGPAEERVLLTGLHAVADIYCENCKTTLGWKYEHAFESSQKYKEGKFIIELAHMIKDNGWE; encoded by the exons TCCATCCTGGACTGAATTCCCGCGGTCCTCCCGTGCTGCCTCACCTGCTACTGTTGCCATGACGCGGTCTAAGACCTTTCAGGCCTACTTACCAAACTGCCATCGCACATACAGCTGTATCCACTGCAGGGCTCATTTAGCCAACCACGACGAACTAATTTCCAAG tctTTTCAAGGTAGTCAAGGAAGAGCCTATCTGTTCAACTCAGT GGTAAATATTGGTTGTGGGCCAGCAGAGGAGAGGGTGCTGCTGACAGGTCTCCATGCTGTGGCTGACATCTATTGTGAAAATTGCAAAACCACACTGGGTTGGAAATAT GAACATGCCTTTGAGAGCAGTCAGAAGTACAAAGAGGGCAAGTTCATCATTGAACTTGCTCACATGATCAAGGACAATGGGTGGGAATGA
- the ypel2a gene encoding protein yippee-like 1 isoform X2 has protein sequence MTRSKTFQAYLPNCHRTYSCIHCRAHLANHDELISKSFQGSQGRAYLFNSVVNIGCGPAEERVLLTGLHAVADIYCENCKTTLGWKYRVPPALQALLHLLPTLTTNYNIICKHKVRLLSDLVRQPVHHHCKQKRVQSRSLMQSHRHLKQSVVPSAHFTAVTLSSYICTL, from the exons ATGACGCGGTCTAAGACCTTTCAGGCCTACTTACCAAACTGCCATCGCACATACAGCTGTATCCACTGCAGGGCTCATTTAGCCAACCACGACGAACTAATTTCCAAG tctTTTCAAGGTAGTCAAGGAAGAGCCTATCTGTTCAACTCAGT GGTAAATATTGGTTGTGGGCCAGCAGAGGAGAGGGTGCTGCTGACAGGTCTCCATGCTGTGGCTGACATCTATTGTGAAAATTGCAAAACCACACTGGGTTGGAAATAT cgcgtacctccagctctccaggctcttctccacctgctccctactctcaccacaaattacaatatcatctgcaaacacaaggtcagactcctgtctgaccttgttcgtcaacctgtccatcaccactgcaaacagaaaagggttcaaagccgatccttgatgcagtcccaccgcCACCTTAAACAGTCTGTCGTTCcttctgcacacttcactgctgtcacactgtcctcatacatttGTACATTATAG
- the ypel2a gene encoding uncharacterized protein ypel2a isoform X1 translates to MRAEAVRLKQLSILSPSWTEFPRSSRAASPATVAMTRSKTFQAYLPNCHRTYSCIHCRAHLANHDELISKSFQGSQGRAYLFNSVVNIGCGPAEERVLLTGLHAVADIYCENCKTTLGWKYRVPPALQALLHLLPTLTTNYNIICKHKVRLLSDLVRQPVHHHCKQKRVQSRSLMQSHRHLKQSVVPSAHFTAVTLSSYICTL, encoded by the exons TCCATCCTGGACTGAATTCCCGCGGTCCTCCCGTGCTGCCTCACCTGCTACTGTTGCCATGACGCGGTCTAAGACCTTTCAGGCCTACTTACCAAACTGCCATCGCACATACAGCTGTATCCACTGCAGGGCTCATTTAGCCAACCACGACGAACTAATTTCCAAG tctTTTCAAGGTAGTCAAGGAAGAGCCTATCTGTTCAACTCAGT GGTAAATATTGGTTGTGGGCCAGCAGAGGAGAGGGTGCTGCTGACAGGTCTCCATGCTGTGGCTGACATCTATTGTGAAAATTGCAAAACCACACTGGGTTGGAAATAT cgcgtacctccagctctccaggctcttctccacctgctccctactctcaccacaaattacaatatcatctgcaaacacaaggtcagactcctgtctgaccttgttcgtcaacctgtccatcaccactgcaaacagaaaagggttcaaagccgatccttgatgcagtcccaccgcCACCTTAAACAGTCTGTCGTTCcttctgcacacttcactgctgtcacactgtcctcatacatttGTACATTATAG